From one Sesamum indicum cultivar Zhongzhi No. 13 linkage group LG13, S_indicum_v1.0, whole genome shotgun sequence genomic stretch:
- the LOC110013067 gene encoding uncharacterized protein LOC110013067 produces the protein MVRELARWKQRRVAWGVLDEDDDAFLKKSLVNSSSCVPGFLAFREVAFGEEKAETVEDENEHGEEERDGKRLRIEKGELSEKEEKEQQEANKIRIQEGELSDEGLLRAVRSLWSSSLSSIELESEIETAPSPPKKNNTVVGNNKNDGKRSTENRQLPWRIESGMFSRITPELLFHILKFLSSEDLVSCSMVCRFLKFASADESLWRRLLVLFPLLPFYQPQPPHPQTKKSKKKKKNKNRAWSNRGDFLPFY, from the exons ATGGTGAGGGAGCTCGCGAGGTGGAAGCAGAGACGCGTGGCGTGGGGAGTACTTGACGAAGACGATGATGCT TTTCTCAAAAAATCACTCGTTAATTCATCATCTTGTGTTCCTGGCTTCTTGGCATTCAGAGAGGTGGCATTCGGAGAG GAAAAGGCGGAGACGGTGGAAGACGAAAATGAGCATGGAGAGGAAGAAAGAGATGGAAAGAGGTTGCGTATTGAAAAGGGTGAGCTAAGTGAAAAGGAGGAGAAGGAGCAACAAGAAGcaaacaaaattagaattCAGGAGGGTGAACTTAGCGATGAAGGATTATTGAGGGCTGTAAGATCATTATGGTCGTCATCTTTGTCATCGATTGAGCTGGAAAGTGAAATTGAAACTGCACCATCACCTCccaaaaagaataatacaGTTGTAGGcaacaataaaaatgatgGAAAACGTAGCACTGAGAATAGACAGTTGCCTTGGAGGATTGAGTCGGGGATGTTCAGTCGGATTACTCCTGAGTTGTTGTTTCACATCCTCAAATTTCTCTCTTCCGAG GACCTTGTTTCTTGCTCAATGGTTTGTAGATTCCTAAAGTTTGCCTCTGCGGACGAATCCTTGTGGCGTCGCCTGTTAGTACTCTTTCCTCTGCTCCCCTTTTACCAGCCCCAACCACCCCACccacaaaccaaaaaaagtaaaaagaaaaagaaaaataaaaacagagCCTGGTCCAACAGAGGGGATTTCTTACCTTTCTACTAA
- the LOC105176503 gene encoding uncharacterized protein LOC105176503: MDHCSLSFELRIIRARNINLKKSSGDLFVRFYLSAGGNKRVRLDSQHTSSKSDSITWDQTFSLDCSGTQDSIKCLKQGTILFELRLRRSTPFINGSKLVARAEIPWNDIIGSTNLEINKWVVMIPEKGCTYNDVKPPAVQIAVRVQEFGEVVERKKSSVRRWDECGCMDGGCKCNSCVDYEFFAIGAVLEAF; encoded by the coding sequence ATGGATCATTGTTCTCTCAGCTTTGAGCTAAGAATAATAAGGGCTAGAAACATCAACCTCAAGAAGTCATCaggagacttatttgttagattctATCTGTCAGCAGGAGGCAATAAGAGAGTAAGATTAGACAGCCAACACACCTCATCAAAATCAGACTCCATCACCTGGGATCAAACCTTTTCCTTGGACTGCTCAGGCACTCAAGACTCCATCAAATGTCTCAAACAAGGCACCATTCTCTTTGAGCTCCGCCTCAGAAGATCCACACCCTTCATAAACGGCTCAAAACTAGTGGCTAGAGCTGAGATCCCATGGAACGACATCATTGGCTCGACAAATTTGGAGATAAACAAATGGGTCGTCATGATCCCAGAAAAGGGATGCACGTACAATGATGTTAAGCCGCCAGCAGTGCAGATAGCAGTGAGGGTTCAAGAATTTGGAGAGGTggtagaaagaaagaagagtaGTGTAAGAAGGTGGGATGAGTGTGGTTGCATGGATGGTGGGTGCAAGTGCAACTCTTGTGTTGATTATGAGTTTTTTGCTATTGGAGCTGTTTTAGAAGCCTTTtag